The proteins below come from a single Anderseniella sp. Alg231-50 genomic window:
- a CDS encoding chloride channel protein: protein MGELRDRLFATLGELTLPQLRAFWAARHPLVWALALTIGVVGAFAILGFRLGIGYVQWLWLGNSNENVVGTLASFRAPWVVVAGPTLGGLVVGLIIWKFIKERRAHGISDVIEAGALHRADISLRAGLVSAVASAISIGSGASVGREGPAVHLGAAIAAFLDRKFSLSPAARRVLLASGAAAAVSASFNAPIAGVLFAHEVILGHFALSAFVPTVLAAVVATLITRIWLGDFPAFILAEQQIASYWEFPAFALLGVVCGLVAVCFQLTVMTADWSARRFTMPLWLRPALGGLAVGMMALTVPQILGVGYEATNLAIKESYGLGWLLILLVAKTVATAISLASRFGGGVFSPSLYIGAMAGGAFGIIAGSAVPEYASNYGVYALLGMGAVAGAILGAPISTALIVFELTGGYELTIALLLSVSIASMIMQGLLGKSFFDWQLSQRGVFLREGSHLRIVRTWTVREFTTKLTPAEMADPPELFDRPRLIPSDTLEMALRTFDEGGYTRLAVLDKREGGVLLGWVDQVEALAAYNKALIEANVEEHK from the coding sequence ATGGGCGAACTGCGGGACAGGTTATTTGCAACGCTGGGTGAACTCACCCTGCCACAATTGCGTGCCTTCTGGGCGGCGCGTCATCCGCTTGTGTGGGCGCTTGCGCTGACCATCGGCGTGGTTGGCGCTTTTGCCATTTTGGGGTTCAGACTGGGTATCGGCTACGTGCAATGGCTGTGGCTCGGCAATTCCAACGAAAACGTAGTCGGCACCCTTGCCAGTTTTCGCGCACCGTGGGTGGTTGTTGCCGGCCCGACACTGGGCGGGCTGGTCGTCGGTCTGATTATCTGGAAGTTCATCAAGGAACGCCGTGCGCACGGCATTTCCGACGTGATCGAGGCAGGTGCGCTGCACCGGGCCGACATTTCACTGCGCGCCGGGCTGGTTTCGGCGGTTGCGTCCGCGATCTCTATCGGGTCCGGCGCAAGCGTGGGCCGGGAAGGCCCGGCGGTACATCTCGGCGCGGCAATTGCGGCTTTCCTCGACCGGAAATTCAGCTTGTCGCCCGCCGCGCGCCGGGTTCTGCTGGCATCGGGTGCGGCTGCGGCTGTATCGGCAAGCTTCAACGCACCGATTGCAGGCGTGTTGTTTGCCCATGAAGTGATCCTCGGACACTTTGCCCTGTCGGCCTTTGTACCGACAGTGCTGGCGGCCGTTGTGGCCACTCTGATCACCCGAATATGGCTGGGAGATTTTCCGGCATTCATATTGGCCGAGCAACAGATTGCCTCGTATTGGGAGTTTCCGGCATTTGCACTGCTCGGTGTCGTGTGCGGGCTGGTGGCTGTGTGTTTTCAGCTGACCGTCATGACGGCGGACTGGAGTGCCCGGCGCTTTACCATGCCTTTGTGGTTGCGCCCGGCTCTTGGTGGACTGGCCGTGGGCATGATGGCGCTCACAGTGCCCCAGATTTTGGGTGTAGGCTACGAAGCAACCAACCTGGCGATCAAGGAAAGTTACGGCCTTGGCTGGCTGCTGATACTGCTTGTTGCCAAGACGGTCGCAACTGCCATTTCCCTGGCCAGCAGGTTCGGCGGCGGGGTGTTTTCACCATCCTTGTATATTGGCGCCATGGCCGGCGGAGCCTTTGGTATTATCGCGGGCAGTGCCGTGCCTGAATATGCGTCCAACTACGGTGTTTATGCATTACTCGGCATGGGCGCGGTTGCGGGCGCCATACTGGGTGCGCCGATTTCTACAGCGCTTATCGTGTTTGAACTGACCGGCGGCTACGAGTTGACCATCGCACTGCTGTTGTCGGTATCCATCGCGTCGATGATCATGCAGGGGCTGCTCGGCAAGAGTTTCTTTGACTGGCAATTGTCGCAGCGCGGCGTGTTCCTGAGGGAAGGCTCGCATTTGCGGATTGTGCGCACGTGGACAGTGCGGGAATTCACCACGAAACTCACGCCGGCAGAGATGGCCGACCCGCCGGAACTGTTTGACCGGCCACGCCTGATCCCGTCCGACACACTTGAAATGGCCCTCAGGACGTTTGATGAAGGCGGTTATACGCGCCTTGCCGTACTGGATAAGCGCGAAGGCGGCGTGCTGCTTGGATGGGTGGACCAGGTCGAGGCACTGGCGGCCTACAACAAGGCACTGATTGAAGCCAATGTGGAAGAACACAAGTAA
- a CDS encoding CehA/McbA family metallohydrolase encodes MSPLSLFSRPGRFWRGNLHTHSTLSDGALEPAQVIDAYRDAGYDFMSLTDHFIGHYDWPVADTRALRTDDFTTIIGAELHAPATAVGELWHILANGLPLDFAPCANDEDGPALARRAAKAGAFVTIAHPAWSQLTMEDGRALNDSADAVEIYNHGCGVENDRGDGFYLLDQLLNEDRRLTSIATDDAHFRDHDHDAFGGWVHVKADSLDADALLDALKAGYFYSSQGPQFHAIDLDGTELAIECSPVNAITINGGTSRTVSRTGRSLTRVTLDLANLDNGWLKCPPSKWVRVVIRDEAGKCAWTNPIWLEDIGLS; translated from the coding sequence ATGTCTCCTCTTTCCCTGTTCTCCCGGCCCGGTCGCTTCTGGCGTGGCAATCTCCACACTCACTCCACCTTGTCCGACGGCGCACTGGAACCGGCGCAGGTGATCGATGCATACCGCGATGCCGGTTATGACTTCATGTCGCTGACCGATCACTTCATAGGTCACTATGACTGGCCGGTGGCCGACACACGCGCGCTGCGCACCGATGACTTTACCACCATCATCGGCGCTGAACTGCATGCACCCGCCACGGCAGTCGGCGAACTCTGGCATATTCTGGCCAATGGCCTGCCGCTGGATTTCGCGCCCTGCGCAAATGATGAGGACGGCCCGGCGCTGGCAAGACGCGCCGCAAAGGCTGGAGCCTTCGTCACCATCGCCCATCCAGCCTGGTCACAACTTACAATGGAAGACGGCCGCGCCCTCAATGACAGCGCTGATGCGGTTGAAATATACAATCACGGGTGTGGAGTGGAAAATGATCGCGGTGACGGTTTCTATCTGCTCGACCAACTGCTCAACGAAGACCGGCGCCTGACCAGCATCGCAACCGATGATGCCCATTTCCGAGATCATGACCATGACGCTTTCGGCGGCTGGGTACATGTCAAGGCGGACAGTCTTGACGCGGATGCCCTGCTCGACGCGCTCAAAGCCGGATATTTCTATTCAAGCCAGGGACCGCAGTTCCATGCGATTGATCTAGACGGCACCGAACTTGCCATCGAATGCTCACCGGTCAACGCCATAACCATCAATGGCGGCACGTCGCGAACAGTCTCGCGCACCGGGCGTTCACTGACCCGCGTTACTCTCGACCTGGCAAATCTGGATAATGGCTGGCTCAAATGCCCGCCCTCCAAATGGGTGCGGGTGGTGATCCGCGATGAGGCCGGTAAATGCGCCTGGACCAACCCGATTTGGCTCGAGGACATTGGCCTGAGCTGA
- a CDS encoding thioesterase family protein, which translates to MTDYGRPFVGSIKTVEDDWIDYNGHFNMAYYGVLFDRTCDEAFELVGLGPEYLKSGASFFTLEAHTTYIRELHAEHKVKVTLQMLDYDAKRMHYVQEMFHADEGWLSATMEAICMHVDMKAKKSAPFPEDILSRIAAMQEAHDGLSVPPQVGHKIGIIRK; encoded by the coding sequence ATGACGGATTATGGACGGCCCTTTGTTGGCAGCATCAAGACAGTCGAGGACGACTGGATCGACTACAATGGCCACTTCAACATGGCATATTACGGGGTCCTGTTCGATCGCACATGCGATGAAGCATTCGAACTGGTCGGCCTCGGCCCGGAGTACCTGAAATCAGGAGCGTCGTTCTTCACGCTTGAGGCCCACACGACCTATATCCGTGAACTTCATGCCGAACATAAGGTCAAGGTAACGCTGCAGATGCTCGATTACGATGCGAAACGGATGCACTATGTGCAGGAGATGTTTCACGCCGATGAGGGCTGGTTATCAGCCACCATGGAAGCCATTTGCATGCACGTGGACATGAAAGCGAAGAAGTCAGCCCCGTTTCCCGAGGATATCCTGAGCCGGATAGCCGCCATGCAGGAAGCCCACGACGGACTATCTGTTCCACCACAAGTGGGTCACAAAATCGGGATCATCAGGAAGTAG
- a CDS encoding DUF427 domain-containing protein, which yields MAHPQITLATATIHNPDEPRHFMRIKPVHSRVHIRLGDTVLADSCNAIRLLEVGTDFYDPMIYLPPQDIAVTLAPVAGRTSRCPLKGEASYWSFAGWTPKDAKDYLAWSYAEPFGFARDLAGLIAFNPAHVAIEEMPG from the coding sequence ATGGCACATCCACAAATCACCCTTGCCACAGCGACGATCCACAATCCGGATGAACCCCGCCACTTCATGCGGATCAAACCGGTACACTCACGCGTTCACATTCGCCTTGGCGATACAGTCCTTGCGGACAGTTGCAACGCGATCAGGTTGCTCGAGGTCGGCACGGACTTCTACGATCCAATGATCTATCTGCCGCCGCAGGACATCGCGGTAACGCTGGCGCCGGTTGCAGGCCGCACCAGCCGTTGCCCGCTCAAGGGCGAGGCGTCCTATTGGAGTTTTGCCGGCTGGACGCCGAAAGACGCCAAAGACTACCTGGCCTGGTCATATGCCGAACCATTTGGGTTCGCCCGTGACCTTGCCGGGCTGATCGCTTTCAATCCTGCACATGTCGCCATAGAGGAAATGCCCGGCTAA
- a CDS encoding ribbon-helix-helix domain-containing protein — MMSETPQGPVKRSVTIAGHRTSLSLEPEFWDALNTLATARDMPLAGLVAVIDEARGRTNLSSALRVAVLKATRTGEI, encoded by the coding sequence ATGATGAGTGAAACGCCCCAGGGACCTGTAAAGCGATCGGTGACCATCGCCGGCCATCGCACCAGCCTGTCACTTGAGCCGGAATTCTGGGATGCCCTCAACACGCTGGCGACAGCGCGTGACATGCCGCTGGCCGGACTGGTTGCCGTGATTGACGAAGCGCGTGGCCGCACCAATCTGTCCAGCGCACTCAGGGTGGCGGTACTCAAGGCGACGCGGACCGGCGAGATTTGA
- the mepA gene encoding penicillin-insensitive murein endopeptidase, translated as MRFAKNSFRIFPGIAALKSLGVALAGTIVLLSPTQAPAQTKGSVKDIEKPPVPAISNAIPARLYFGHMTGPAPLKPEVFGSYARGCVAGAEQMPADGPAWQVMRPSRDRAWGHPKLIKMVKRLAVEAKEHDGWNGLLVGDLQQPRGGPMLSGHASHQAGLDADIWLTPMPDRTLTRKERENKSAVLMTLDRKRINPKRWTEAHARLIKRAASHKQVARIFVHPPIKKALCDWAGKKGKWLAKVRPLKGHNYHFHIRMKCPSGSPQCKNQAAPRPKDGTGCGGELAYWFSDKPWKKRVYKKAKKRPTIVNGVPIPRKKPIARKTLAWLPKACRALVKIQ; from the coding sequence ATGCGTTTCGCAAAAAATAGTTTCCGTATCTTCCCGGGCATTGCTGCCTTGAAGTCGCTGGGCGTCGCATTGGCGGGCACGATTGTACTGTTATCGCCAACCCAGGCACCGGCGCAGACCAAGGGATCGGTCAAGGATATCGAGAAACCGCCCGTCCCCGCCATCTCCAATGCCATTCCCGCACGACTCTACTTCGGCCATATGACGGGCCCGGCCCCGTTGAAACCGGAAGTGTTCGGGTCTTATGCCCGCGGATGTGTTGCAGGCGCCGAACAGATGCCGGCAGACGGACCCGCATGGCAGGTCATGCGGCCATCCAGGGATCGCGCCTGGGGACACCCGAAACTGATCAAGATGGTCAAGCGCCTTGCCGTCGAGGCCAAGGAACATGATGGCTGGAACGGATTGCTGGTCGGAGATTTGCAACAACCGCGCGGCGGACCCATGCTGTCCGGACACGCCTCGCACCAGGCCGGACTGGATGCCGACATCTGGCTGACGCCCATGCCGGACCGCACGCTTACGCGCAAGGAACGTGAAAACAAGTCAGCCGTCCTGATGACACTGGACCGCAAGCGCATCAACCCGAAACGCTGGACCGAAGCCCATGCGCGTCTGATCAAGCGAGCCGCATCCCACAAGCAGGTGGCCCGGATATTCGTGCACCCTCCGATCAAGAAAGCCCTGTGCGACTGGGCCGGGAAAAAGGGTAAGTGGCTGGCCAAGGTACGCCCTCTCAAAGGCCATAACTACCATTTTCATATCCGCATGAAATGCCCGTCCGGTTCTCCACAGTGTAAAAATCAGGCAGCCCCCCGTCCCAAGGACGGCACCGGGTGCGGCGGTGAACTGGCCTACTGGTTTTCGGACAAGCCATGGAAGAAGCGGGTATACAAAAAAGCGAAAAAACGCCCTACAATCGTCAATGGTGTGCCGATTCCGCGCAAAAAGCCGATTGCACGCAAAACCCTGGCCTGGCTGCCAAAGGCATGCCGCGCACTGGTCAAAATCCAGTAA
- a CDS encoding adenylate/guanylate cyclase domain-containing protein translates to MNNDIRAKYKGSWIERLVTLGTDGWYGQDKLGLIVANVTGYLATLSSLGFAATYAMHEMHSLMPLVIGNLVSAVCTAMTPAFHRIGRISAALWLTAVFFVSLTWFTSLLGRDSGVALNLIGTAAVAFAILGLERLKLVALISAGGAALIIGSWVLWPQPAPGIHDDAAFMQQTFASAIVSIMAITFVVIYYAFYLTRQAQARLQELMKSMMPDAIAERLMANDGETIAEAHEHVVVLFSDIVGFVEMSNRLGAVRVVALLDDMFRQFDALAAEHGVEKIKTIGDAYMAVAGVPSPVYQPEDAMARFAKMMLHVVGDVGERHGVDLQMRIGMASGPIMAGVVGKSKYSYDVWGAAVNLAARLEHIGTPGCVVTTGDIKVVLHKDHKFERAGSVDLKGFGNVAIWRMDCSMKTG, encoded by the coding sequence ATGAATAACGACATCAGGGCAAAGTACAAGGGCTCCTGGATTGAGCGGCTGGTGACGCTTGGTACTGACGGTTGGTACGGGCAGGACAAGCTCGGGCTGATAGTGGCCAATGTGACCGGGTATCTTGCAACGCTGTCGTCTTTGGGGTTTGCAGCGACCTATGCCATGCATGAAATGCACTCGCTGATGCCGCTGGTCATTGGCAACCTGGTGTCGGCGGTCTGTACGGCGATGACACCGGCATTTCACCGGATTGGCCGCATTTCAGCTGCGTTGTGGCTGACAGCGGTGTTTTTTGTGTCGCTGACCTGGTTCACAAGTCTGCTGGGCCGTGATTCCGGTGTCGCGCTGAACCTTATCGGGACGGCGGCTGTGGCCTTCGCCATCCTCGGGCTGGAGCGGTTGAAGCTGGTCGCATTGATCAGTGCCGGGGGCGCTGCACTGATTATCGGAAGCTGGGTTTTGTGGCCACAACCTGCACCCGGTATTCACGATGACGCAGCCTTCATGCAACAGACCTTCGCATCGGCTATTGTGTCGATCATGGCGATCACCTTCGTGGTGATCTACTATGCTTTCTACCTCACCCGGCAGGCGCAGGCACGACTCCAGGAATTGATGAAATCCATGATGCCGGATGCCATCGCCGAGCGCCTCATGGCCAATGACGGCGAGACCATTGCCGAGGCGCACGAGCATGTGGTGGTGCTGTTTTCAGACATTGTCGGGTTTGTGGAAATGTCCAACCGGCTCGGGGCTGTGCGGGTAGTGGCGTTGCTGGATGATATGTTCCGGCAATTTGATGCCCTTGCTGCCGAACACGGTGTCGAGAAAATCAAGACCATCGGTGACGCCTATATGGCGGTGGCTGGCGTGCCGTCGCCTGTATACCAGCCTGAAGATGCCATGGCGCGGTTCGCCAAGATGATGCTGCACGTTGTCGGTGACGTAGGCGAGCGTCATGGCGTGGATCTGCAGATGCGGATCGGCATGGCTTCGGGCCCGATAATGGCCGGCGTCGTCGGCAAGTCCAAATACTCCTATGATGTGTGGGGTGCCGCGGTAAACCTTGCCGCAAGGCTTGAACATATCGGAACGCCGGGATGTGTGGTTACGACGGGCGATATCAAGGTGGTGCTGCACAAGGATCACAAGTTTGAACGCGCCGGGTCAGTCGACCTCAAGGGCTTTGGCAACGTGGCGATCTGGCGTATGGATTGCAGTATGAAGACCGGTTAG
- a CDS encoding FAD-binding oxidoreductase: MSVQSMERRNSVSQAIAEITEILGDRVSTAQAVRDQHGKDTTWNPGHAPDAVAFINNTEEVQKVVQICSKYHVPVIPYGTGTSLEGHITCPYGGISIDMNNMDQVLEVNPQDFDVRVQPGVTRKQLNEYIRDQGLFFPIDPGADASLGGMTATRASGTNAVRYGTMRDNVLSLTAVMADGEIVRTARRAKKSSAGYDLTRLMVGSEGTLGVITEICLKLHGIPESIAAGVCPFPSIEAACNTAITCIQMGVPIARVELIDAENLKAFNAYSNLGLKEVPTLFVEFHGTEAGAREQVETFASIADEFGGGPFDWATNEEDRLKLWQARHDGYWAIKSMMPGKESLGTDVCVPISRLAECVEETRVDLDKHGLYGPILGHVGDGNFHVVLFCDRNDAAEVKATEEFLYRLAMRAVAMDGTCTGEHGIGSGKRKFLEAEHGTGVAVMRSIKQALDPKNIMNPGKILP; this comes from the coding sequence ATGTCTGTTCAATCCATGGAGCGCCGCAACTCGGTGTCACAGGCTATTGCCGAGATCACCGAAATTCTGGGAGACAGGGTGTCGACAGCGCAGGCCGTTCGCGACCAGCACGGCAAGGACACGACCTGGAATCCCGGACATGCACCCGACGCCGTCGCATTCATCAACAACACCGAAGAAGTGCAGAAGGTGGTGCAGATATGTTCAAAGTACCATGTGCCGGTCATCCCCTACGGAACCGGTACATCACTGGAAGGCCACATCACCTGTCCGTATGGCGGAATTTCCATAGACATGAACAACATGGACCAGGTTCTTGAAGTAAACCCGCAGGATTTTGACGTGCGTGTGCAACCCGGTGTTACCCGCAAGCAGCTCAATGAATATATTCGCGACCAGGGCCTGTTTTTCCCGATTGACCCCGGCGCCGATGCATCCCTCGGCGGCATGACCGCCACCCGCGCGTCAGGCACCAATGCCGTGCGCTACGGCACCATGCGCGACAATGTGCTGTCACTGACCGCCGTCATGGCAGATGGCGAGATTGTGCGAACCGCGCGGCGTGCCAAGAAATCATCTGCCGGATATGACCTGACCCGCCTCATGGTCGGATCCGAAGGTACGCTCGGCGTCATCACGGAAATCTGCCTGAAGCTGCATGGTATTCCGGAATCAATTGCCGCCGGTGTGTGCCCGTTCCCATCGATCGAGGCTGCCTGCAATACCGCCATAACCTGCATTCAGATGGGAGTTCCCATAGCGCGTGTGGAATTGATCGACGCTGAAAACCTGAAAGCGTTTAACGCTTATTCCAATCTTGGCCTCAAGGAAGTGCCCACCTTGTTTGTGGAGTTCCACGGCACCGAGGCAGGCGCGCGCGAGCAGGTCGAGACATTTGCTTCCATTGCGGACGAGTTTGGTGGCGGACCGTTCGACTGGGCCACCAATGAAGAAGACCGGCTCAAGCTGTGGCAGGCACGTCACGACGGTTATTGGGCGATCAAGTCCATGATGCCTGGCAAGGAATCCCTGGGCACCGATGTGTGCGTGCCGATTTCAAGATTGGCGGAATGCGTGGAAGAAACCCGTGTGGATCTGGACAAACACGGTTTGTACGGCCCCATACTCGGCCATGTCGGAGACGGGAATTTTCATGTAGTGCTGTTTTGCGACCGTAATGACGCTGCTGAAGTCAAGGCCACCGAGGAGTTCCTTTACCGGCTGGCCATGCGCGCCGTTGCCATGGACGGAACCTGCACCGGTGAACACGGTATTGGGTCAGGCAAGCGGAAGTTTCTGGAAGCAGAACACGGGACGGGCGTTGCCGTCATGCGCTCCATCAAACAGGCGCTCGATCCGAAGAACATAATGAACCCGGGCAAGATATTGCCATAG
- a CDS encoding DUF4169 family protein, which produces MAKVTNLNQFRKAKARADKTRLAEENRVRFGRTKADKQLNTTRKNKEHTHLDGHKLDKDDE; this is translated from the coding sequence ATGGCAAAAGTCACCAATCTGAACCAGTTCCGAAAAGCGAAAGCTCGCGCAGACAAGACCAGGCTGGCCGAGGAGAACCGGGTCCGGTTTGGGCGGACCAAGGCGGACAAACAGCTCAACACGACGCGCAAGAACAAGGAGCACACTCATCTGGACGGACACAAGCTCGACAAAGATGATGAGTGA
- the fumC gene encoding class II fumarate hydratase produces the protein MADTRTETDTFGPIEVDSSRYWGAQAQRSLGNFKIGWEKQPVPVVRALGIVKRACAEANMKLGQLDKKRGNAIVKAAQEVIDGKLNEHFPLVVWQTGSGTQSNMNANEVISNRAIEMLGGTMGSKDPVHPNDHVNMSQSSNDTYPTAMHVACAEQVVRDLLPSLKHLHKALARKAKQWEKIIKIGRTHTQDATPITLGQEFSGYAKQVENGMARIEQTLPALMELAQGGTAVGTGLNAPKGFDRMVAANIAGITRLKFKTAPNKFEALAAHDAMVMAHGAINTVAASLFKIANDIRFLGSGPRSGLGELALPENEPGSSIMPGKVNPTQCEALTQVCVQVFGNNATLTFAGSQGHFELNVFNPVMAYNFLQSVRLLSDASVSFTDNCVAGITPRKDNIKAGLNRSLMLVTALAPKYGYDLAAKIAKTAHKNGTTLREEAIAAGIEAADFDSIVKPEDMIGPK, from the coding sequence ATGGCAGACACCCGCACCGAGACCGACACTTTTGGTCCGATTGAAGTAGACAGCAGCCGCTACTGGGGCGCCCAGGCGCAGCGCTCCCTGGGTAATTTCAAGATCGGTTGGGAAAAGCAGCCCGTGCCCGTCGTACGGGCGCTGGGCATAGTCAAGCGCGCCTGCGCCGAAGCCAATATGAAACTCGGCCAACTGGACAAGAAACGCGGCAACGCGATCGTCAAGGCAGCCCAGGAGGTCATCGACGGCAAGCTGAACGAACATTTTCCACTGGTGGTCTGGCAGACCGGTTCCGGCACCCAGTCCAACATGAACGCCAACGAGGTGATCTCCAACCGCGCCATCGAAATGCTGGGCGGCACAATGGGATCAAAGGACCCCGTTCACCCCAATGACCACGTCAATATGAGCCAGTCGTCGAACGACACCTACCCCACGGCCATGCACGTTGCGTGCGCTGAACAGGTGGTGCGTGACCTGCTGCCGTCGCTGAAACACCTGCACAAGGCACTGGCGCGCAAGGCAAAGCAGTGGGAAAAGATCATCAAGATCGGCCGCACGCACACTCAGGACGCAACTCCGATCACTCTCGGCCAGGAGTTTTCCGGTTATGCCAAGCAGGTTGAAAACGGCATGGCGCGGATTGAGCAGACACTGCCCGCACTCATGGAGCTTGCCCAGGGCGGAACCGCGGTTGGAACAGGACTTAACGCCCCCAAGGGCTTTGACAGGATGGTCGCTGCAAACATTGCCGGCATCACCAGGCTCAAGTTCAAGACGGCGCCGAACAAGTTCGAAGCCCTTGCCGCCCATGACGCGATGGTCATGGCGCATGGCGCCATCAACACCGTCGCTGCGTCCCTGTTCAAGATTGCCAACGACATACGCTTTCTCGGCTCCGGCCCGCGCTCCGGCCTGGGTGAACTGGCATTGCCGGAAAACGAACCGGGGTCTTCGATCATGCCGGGCAAGGTCAACCCGACCCAGTGCGAAGCCCTGACGCAGGTTTGCGTGCAGGTGTTCGGTAACAATGCAACGCTGACATTTGCCGGATCGCAAGGCCATTTCGAACTCAATGTGTTCAATCCGGTGATGGCCTACAATTTCCTGCAGTCCGTCCGGCTGTTGTCCGACGCATCCGTTTCGTTCACGGACAACTGTGTTGCAGGCATCACACCGCGCAAGGACAACATCAAGGCCGGCCTCAACCGGTCACTGATGCTGGTCACCGCGCTGGCGCCAAAATACGGCTACGATCTTGCTGCGAAAATCGCCAAGACCGCCCACAAGAACGGCACGACCCTGCGTGAAGAAGCCATTGCCGCCGGTATCGAGGCGGCGGATTTCGACAGCATCGTCAAGCCGGAAGACATGATCGGTCCGAAATAG